From Symphalangus syndactylus isolate Jambi chromosome X, NHGRI_mSymSyn1-v2.1_pri, whole genome shotgun sequence, the proteins below share one genomic window:
- the ARMCX3 gene encoding armadillo repeat-containing X-linked protein 3: protein MGYARKVGWVTAGLVIGAGACYCIYRLTRGRKQNKEKMAEGGSGDVDDAGDCSGARYNDWSDDDDDSNESKSIVWYPPWARIGTEAGTRARARARARATRARRAVQKRASPNSDDTILSPQELQKVLCLVEMSEKPYILEAALIALGNNAAYAFNRDIIRDLGGLPIVAKILNTRDPIVKEKALIVLNNLSVNAENQRRLKVYMNQVCDDTITSRLNSSVQLAGLRLLTNMTVTNEYQHMLANSISDFFRLFSAGNEETKLQVLKLLLNLAENPAMTRELLRAQVPSSLGSLFNKKENKEVILKLLVIFENINDNFKWEENEPTQNQFGEGSLFFFLKEFQVCADKVLGIESHHDFLVKVKVGKFMAKLAEHMFPKSQE, encoded by the coding sequence ATGGGCTACGCCAGGAAAGTAGGCTGGGTGACCGCAGGCCTGGTGATTGGGGCTGGCGCCTGCTATTGCATTTATAGACTGACTAggggaagaaaacagaacaagGAAAAAATGGCTGAGGGTGGATCTGGGGATGTGGATGATGCTGGGGACTGTTCTGGGGCCAGGTATAATGACTggtctgatgatgatgatgacagcaaTGAGAGCAAGAGTATAGTATGGTACCCACCTTGGGCCCGGATTGGGACTGAAGCTGGAACCAGAGCTAGGGCCAGGGCAAGGGCCAGGGCTACCCGGGCACGTCGGGCTGTCCAGAAACGGGCTTCCCCCAACTCAGATGATACCATTTTGTCCCCTCAAGAGCTACAAAAGGTTCTTTGCTTGGTTGAGATGTCTGAAAAGCCTTACATTCTTGAAGCAGCTTTAATTGCTCTGGGTAACAATGCTGCTTATGCATTTAACAGAGATATTATTCGTGATCTGGGTGGTCTCCCAATTGTCGCAAAGATTCTCAATACTCGGGATCCCATAGTTAAGGAAAAGGCTTTAATTGTCCTGAATAACTTGAGTGTGAATGCTGAAAATCAGCGCAGGCTTAAGGTATACATGAATCAAGTGTGTGATGACACAATCACTTCTCGTTTGAACTCATCTGTGCAGCTTGCTGGACTGAGATTGCTTACAAATATGACTGTTACTAATGAGTATCAGCACATGCTTGCTAATTCCATTTCTGACTTTTTTCGTTTATTTTCAGCGGGAAATGAAGAAACCAAACTTCAGGTTCTGAAACTCCTTTTGAATTTGGCTGAAAATCCAGCCATGACTAGGGAACTACTCCGGGCCCAAGTACCATCTTCACTGGGCTCCCTCTTTAATAAGAAGGAGAACAAAGAAGTTATTCTTAAACTTCTGGTCATATTTGAGAACATAAATGATAATTTCAAATGGGAAGAAAATGAACCTACTCAGAATCAATTCGGTGAaggttcactttttttctttttaaaagaatttcaagTGTGTGCTGATAAGGTTCTGGGAATAGAAAGCCACCATGATTTTTTGGTGAAAGTAAAAGTTGGAAAATTCATGGCCAAACTGGCTGAACATATGTTCCCAAAGAGCCAGGAataa